Part of the Tenebrio molitor chromosome 4, icTenMoli1.1, whole genome shotgun sequence genome, TTGTCGGATACTTTGGAACCCGTGTGCACCTCCAAAAACGAGTTATCGCGGAATCCCAGAAACGAAGCCACCGTCAGAAACAAACCGGCCCCTTTGGTGAACCCCCCGAAGAAATCGAGTGCGACCCCGAAGAAAACCAAGCTGATCAGGCCTCGGTACTACTCAACTGAATTGGGGATACGCGAGAAGCTTTTTGTGGGAGTTTTCAGTTCCGAGGAGAAGGTCAACAGTCAAGCTGTACATCTGAACAAGACAATCGGTCACCTAGTCGACCagatcaaattttttatcacGGCCCAGTACAAGTTGAAGAGCAAGTTCAATCTGACTGGACTGGTGGGGTTCACGGACACCAGAGCAAAGTACAGACCATTTCAAGTTTTCAAATACATTGGAGACAACTTTGCGCAAGATTACGACTACTACTTCCTGGCGAACGATTACACGTTTATCAACGCGCACAAGTTGAACGACATGGTGAAGAAGATCAGCGTGAGCATGGACGTTTATCTGGGGAGTCCCGTAACAGATGGTTCTTATTGTAATCTGGACGCTGGAATAATTCTGAGCAACTCTGTGGTCAAAGCCGTGCGAGACCACCTGGACTGGTGCGTGATGAACGCGATTTCGGAGGATCACAGCGAGAATATCGGCCGATGTGTCCACCACAGCATCGGTCTGACGTGCCAAGGGGCCCttcaagtaaaaaataaaacaaaagaaaacattCACAGCTGATTATTTTGTCTTTAGGGACAACAATATGAAACCTTCAAATTGAAACATTTCGAATTTAGTCAGCATCTCCTAGAGCTGACCATGAGGGACGAATTTAACAGTGCCATAACTGTACATCCGATTCTACAGggtgacaatttttatttgctcaACGCGTACTTTTTGAAGGTGATTTTCTGCCAAATTGTCACCATTCTAGTTTGATCTGTTTGTTTCAGCAAAGACTTGCAGCTGTCAAAAAGGAAATTGATTCGTTGTCTGAAGATTTGACGGAGAGTTGGCCCCCAGGACAGAGACCTGGGGCGAAGCCCGCCACGCGTTTCGACCTCCCGagacagttttatttcaaCATGACTCACATGTACTTCCCTGATGACTTCACTAACATAAAACGTCACACAACGGCAGATCTGCGAGACATTGAGGTAAAAGACGCTTGCGGTGTGAGCTGACCCGCTGGTAAAATACCCATAAGGTCAACAAATTACAGTAACCTGTAATACCGACTTTATCGCTATATGTACTGTTGTTTTGTTAATCGTAAAAAGTCGGCGTATAAAATGCATTCAAGCCAAAAAATGATGTGATTGATTTCCACCttgagttttattttttgcagaaTGTTATAGAAGACGTGAAAGTGAAATTCCAGTCGGGAAACGAGAAAAAATTCCAGTACCGCCGGCTCGTCAACGGTTACCGCACCTTTGACCTGAGCCGCGGGATGGACTACACCCTCGACTTGGGCTTCCGCGACCTCACCACCGGCAAAGAGGTGGTGAAACGGTTCGAGGTGTGCAAACCTCTGGGCAAAGTGGAGTTCGTACCGGTGCCCTACGTCACCGAAAACTCCCGAGTCACAATCGTCCTGCCCGTGCAAGAGGACGAAATCGAATTGGCGTTGGAATTTCTCCAGGGTTACGCTACCACAATAATGGACCGCAAAGAGAAGACCTTCCTGATGTTGGCGCTGCTGTACCAGGCTGAATCGATCAATAAAGGGACCGCAGATGTGTTCTACGAGATCAAAAGTTACGCCACGAAAACGACCAACAAGTACAAGAGTGAAGACGTGAAGATGGCGTGGGTGTCAATCAGGTTGCCAACTTGGTCGGGCGTGTTGAAGATGGAGGACCACAAAGTGTTGGATTTTGCTGTCGCGGATCTGGCCCTAAAGAAAATCGGGTCAGTAACAAATACCAATCAAAAGATATTGAGAGTAGAGGTAGCTGTGAACAACAACCTTTGAGTCGTAGATTGATGCAACTGAAAGTGGAACAAATCAGTCAGTAAGAATTATGTCTCATGTAATTAAGAAAAGCTTCTCGTTCATTGCTTATGGGGCCATGTTACggtaaagttaaaaaaaaaacacttaagaataattttgtttacgaTTGTCCGAGTCAATTTACGAtcgaattttgtttttcatggtCAGCTTCCAAATGTGCGCTAGATCTGAAAATGAAAGTTGTTTCTGTGATCGACTTGCACAATTgacaaattttcgttttccTTTTCCATGAGCCAAAGGAATTTTTTGCTtttatgtactgtcgcgagcaataaattttggtcgtcaatgtcatttcaaaatttggttagattccctgcctgattatgcccatgtcaagtgtcaaaaaaatgaggaaaaaaaatgacaattaatgtcatacaacatgattataggttatgatatttacggctgttttacaatggagcattttcgtttgcgtcaaagaatgaccttgacgaccaaaatttattgctcgtactgtactttaaaattttcattcagTAAGATCATAATATATGATAATAACAGGTGGCAGCAAACTTTTTATACAAACTGCAACTGAGATACGATGTTATTTAACAATCTTACTCTAGAGTCACTTCCACTTTCATCACAAAAAAAAGAGGACAAATTCGTTGAATTCTCTGGTATGTGGTGCttttgatgacgtcatcacatAAGTTACGAAATTCAAACATTTCTTGACTGTAAACCGACTTGAGTTCAATATTCGAGAATCTTTAAATCGTTGTTTCCATTCCTAAAGCAAGcgtttttgtatttaactcgACCCTACAAAATGGGGTACATACCTGGAGCTCAGTTTAAATGACGACAACCCACTTCTGGTAATTTCTTTGCCTTGGTGACTGATTCACAAGTCAAGTCatgttgtttttcaaaaatacacaTTACACGCCGTATCACGGGATTTTTGGactaattttaacacaaaataatgaCATTACCTCCATgataaaacgaagagaatttaattcaaatgacATGTATACCTACTTGATCGTGCATACATCCTGTTGTGACAACCGATCAAGAGATATTATCACTCTCACAGGACAAAGACAactaaaacaagaaaatgttAGCGCCTCTCTTGTCTTCAAGACTACTGTAGTACATTATCCAtaattaaagatttttattgggttatttaaaatttatagctCCTGGAACATGTAGTAATGTGTGTTATtttactttgatttttccaCTCACTATTTGTTCTGCTATGAAACCAACAGAGCCGTTCTTCACTCTGTTACTCCCAAGATGTTTCTTCGATTGAAATCCTTAATTATAAAAAGGGCTCGCAGTGTTTCACTAACTCCATTTACTCATTTGTTGACTTGAAATCTTCAAGTCTACTGAAACTCAAGTCACAATGGCCACATTGTTGATAACAATAGAGCGatatgtttttatatttaaagaataaataaatactctCAGAACAAGAATATGCAACATTTGTCTATACACTTTATACGATGGACAACATCTGCAGAACGTTATTGGAGAAGTGACGCCCTCTGcggattttccaaaatttcctCGTTAATCGAAAATCAATATTAAAATCAAGTTTGTCTTTAGAAGAATTGTTGTTCCAAAAGTCTTTTTACGTAAGCCACAGCCCCGAGACAAATTGTAAGAGTTTTAGACACTCCAAAATCCTCGACAGTGCTACCAActgaaaattattgttattttcaacacttatttctgtttttttgtttaataaaacacGTGTTTTGCTCATGTAATAATATATTTGCGTTGAAAAAATCGTTATAATTCCTCAGCTCGACTACATTAAAAACATCCTAATTACGTGACTTCCGTCTGATCGTTTTGTTGGTGAACTTGATGGTGACATCCTGAACGCCCATTTTATAGGTCAAGAGCTGTTGAGGAATGCCCACCCCACTCTTTGACTTCCTGTCGGAAGGATAATCCATCAAGCGACGATCCGGATACAACTTGACCTTGATTCTTCAGTTGCTTCCAGCACAGCTTCTTTTACAAGGCTACCACGCGAC contains:
- the Chpf gene encoding chondroitin sulfate synthase 2 → MFKTVSRVFSSNIYVILGILIGLYLSSLLSDTLEPVCTSKNELSRNPRNEATVRNKPAPLVNPPKKSSATPKKTKLIRPRYYSTELGIREKLFVGVFSSEEKVNSQAVHLNKTIGHLVDQIKFFITAQYKLKSKFNLTGLVGFTDTRAKYRPFQVFKYIGDNFAQDYDYYFLANDYTFINAHKLNDMVKKISVSMDVYLGSPVTDGSYCNLDAGIILSNSVVKAVRDHLDWCVMNAISEDHSENIGRCVHHSIGLTCQGALQGQQYETFKLKHFEFSQHLLELTMRDEFNSAITVHPILQGDNFYLLNAYFLKQRLAAVKKEIDSLSEDLTESWPPGQRPGAKPATRFDLPRQFYFNMTHMYFPDDFTNIKRHTTADLRDIENVIEDVKVKFQSGNEKKFQYRRLVNGYRTFDLSRGMDYTLDLGFRDLTTGKEVVKRFEVCKPLGKVEFVPVPYVTENSRVTIVLPVQEDEIELALEFLQGYATTIMDRKEKTFLMLALLYQAESINKGTADVFYEIKSYATKTTNKYKSEDVKMAWVSIRLPTWSGVLKMEDHKVLDFAVADLALKKIGLESLVLILDVHANITSDFLNRVRMNTIPNFQIFSPIPFRQYNPKVSQQPNLEVHKYNGHFDKEDYKYVSFYGKDYVAARKQHHKRLPIVRVDNDIADVLSDQYKSVGGGIFEMFVEFGADLHAMRATEMGLKVKYHEERDPSRCNLFVGSSLQLGRLLLSRENQIVELSPN